In one Silene latifolia isolate original U9 population chromosome 10, ASM4854445v1, whole genome shotgun sequence genomic region, the following are encoded:
- the LOC141607752 gene encoding uncharacterized protein LOC141607752, with protein MAGYHMFDNKPLIVKPWTENIDLLKEDVKLVPAWIRFHNLPLKFWGKCIPKIAGLVGKFIKAETETEQKTRLGFARIMVELKVGQTLPNTVNFLDEHGHVLSINVEYEWKPTICSKCRNIGHEGNNCRKTPQKKQQNAPVKKNIKPAGAVIQTTDHNETDSNLPPEKDAVSHLSSSPVQEEVYDPQFIHTKVHIKATNKFFFLTMVYAFNDGNDRVDLWHKLFSFASNCHGPWALAGDFNTVISPDERLGGHTKQEDMEDFIDCLDKCGMSDIAATGAFFTWTNKQDAGHRKCSRLDRFLINNEWLAVFPKMAPHFYPEGLLDHNPYVVSNINLGGGKNKSFKYFNMWSLAPDFIEKIQAVWMEEVEGTKMFVLEKLMVYAANQELISQEIEALGNVRLLTKARDSFLHQKAKSKWLEEGDSNTAFFYGAIKKTCIKNKVIQIEDTNGQTCNDTESIQGAFLEYYKSLLGSSNATEMVHAVVLSKGRVCKSDMQIF; from the exons ATGGCAGGGTATCatatgtttgataacaaaccctTGATTGTTAAGCCTTGGACAGAGAATATTGATTTACTGAAAGAAGATGTCAAGCTTGTTCCTGCTTGGATTAGGTTCCATAATCTGCCATTGAAATTCTGGGGCAAGTGCATTCCCAAAATTGCTGGTTTAGTAGGCAAGTTCATTAAAGCTGAAACTGAAACAGAACAAAAGACCAGGCTTGGATTTGCACGGATTATGGTTGAATTGAAAGTTGGACAAACCCTTCCTAATACTGTCAATTTCTTGGATGAACATGGTCATGTCCTTAGTATTAATGTTGAATATGAGTGGAAGCCTACCATTTGCTCAAAATGTAGAAACATTGGACATGAAGGTAATAATTGCAGGAAGACACCACAGAAAAAGCAACAAAATGCTCCTGTTAAAAAA AATATAAAACCAGCTGGAGCAGTTATACAAACTACTGACCACAATGAGACTGATAGTAACCTACCCCCGGAGAAGGATGCTGTCAGTCATCTAAGTAGTTCTCCAGTTCAGGAAGAAGTT TATGACCCTCAATTTATTCATACTAAAGTTCATATCAAAGCGACTAACAAGTTTTTTTTCCTTACCATGGTGTATGCTTTTAATGATGGGAATGATAGGGTGGATCTCTGGCATAAATTATTTTCCTTTGCTTCTAATTGTCATGGCCCTTGGGCTTTGGCTGGTGATTTCAACACTGTTATCTCCCCTGATGAGAGACTAGGAGGACATACAAAACAGGAGGATATGGAGGATTTCATTGATTGCCTGGATAAATGTGGCATGTCTGATATTGCTGCTACTGGGGCATTTTTCACCTGGACGAATAAACAAGATGCTGGACACAGGAAATGTAGTAGGTTAGATAGATTTCTCATTAACAACGAATGGTTGGCTGTGTTTCCAAAGATGGCTCCTCACTTCTATCCTGAGGGCTTGCTGGATCATAATCCATATGTTGTTAGCAATATTAACCTAGGTGGAGGGAAGAATAAGAGCTTcaaatacttcaatatgtggagCCTTGCTCCTGATTTTATTGAGAAGATACAGGCTGTCTGGATGGAAGAAGTGGAGGGTACTAAAATGTTTGTTTTG GAAAAGCTAATGGTATATGCTGCTAACCAGGAGCTCATCTCCCAGGAGATTGAAGCTTTAGGCAATGTCAGATTGCTTACCAAGGCCAGAGATAGCTTTCTACACCAAAAGGCTAAGAGTAAATGGCTGGAAGAAGGAGATAGTAACACTGCATTTTTTTATGGTGCCATTAAGAAAACTTGCATCAAGAATAAAGTCATTCAAATAGAAGATACTAATGGTCAGACCTGCAATGATACTGAAAGTATTCAGGGAGCTTTTCTTGAGTACTATAAATCCCTTCTTGGAAGTAGTAATGCTACTGAGATGGTTCATGCTGTTGTGCTAAGCAAGGGCAGGGTATGTAAGTCAGACATGCAAATATTTTAA